The segment ATTTAACAGACATGTATTTAAGGTTTGACACATTTCAACGCGCGCTGTTATTATATTTTCTTGTGTTAACGTAACACATAAGCATTTGTTATTTGTCTACGGTTGTTGTATCGGCGTGTTTTAACCATTTAGTAAATCGAATTTGTCGTAATGGATGGtattatacaaaattaaatacgCAGGGTGGATTgctaaataaataaacgataaAGAAATCGCCGTTCAAAATATAACAAATTAAAAAGTACTCACAATTTTACTTAAACTTCTAGAACTTCTAGAATATAGGGATTAATAGTATGAAACATTTGAAATAATACTCATCTTGCCTCTAATAATTCGTAAGATTTTCTACTTGCACTTAAGAAAAACAGtcgtttataaattatttcgttAGGTACAAAATTGTCTGGTTGTTCAACGACGATAGACATTTTAGTTGGTTACATAAGGGTTAAATATGCGCGAAATAAGGACTAGTAGTTAAAACGCGTGTATCTGTGTATTAATATCATGTGAAGTAACTACATACGTTAAGGTACGTAAAATCATAATTTTATGCATACACGTGAATCTGTGTAGACGCGAAATAGGGAGTCTGTAATGTTTAGTACAGAATATGACTCTCGCCTTTTCCTTTTTACACTTGGCGAATCAGTTTGTGCAAATAAGTTACATTTAATGtgtatgaaaattttttattttacaaacttGGGGCAATATTTGGACATGTTTTGTTTTTATAAACTGCCAAAACGTATTTGTTCGTAATCGAATTGACTAATAGTTTCTGTTATCGACATTGGCTAACTAAAGAGCATAATAATACTATTCTTTAATATGTGATATTTCATTGCTGGATATATATGCTAGTGGCATTAATTTATCTATAGTTTTTTATgttttataatatattaattaagCATTAAGTATAATACTGAAACGAAAGAATTGAAAGTATGCAATCGTTTTTATTCAGAACTATAAATTTCAGTATAATGTGTACGAACAACGTTTATTTACGAAtaattttttccttttctttttttattttaattaattatgttTAAATTTATTGTAATTGTTTATATCACCACAAACGAAGCCCAACTTCGAAATGTTGAGTCTTTAGAGGGAAATGAAGTGTATATTTAAAATAGTTTGTTTAATATattgtataaattatatattcaacATTTTATTCTAGACACCACTCTGAATTGTTCCATTACATTTAATGCTCCATGAAACTTAAAAAGAGTTTTATTGTAGTATTTAATAATacgaaatttttatatatacagaatacaatttatttagatatttacaaatatttaatgTGTTGTTTAGTAAATAATATGGATCGTCGGAAATTCATTCGATATTTTCCGTTTAGAAATAGGTATCGAatacatttttatataaaaactgaagtatatatttaataaattcgcATAAAGAATAATAATGTATTCAGATAAGATAATATtgagaaaaatttaataatgcaTTATCATACAATCAGTAATATACAATATCAGAGAGCATATTTATTCACATATATATTACTTTATCTCTTTACAATGCATTGTGCTTATGTTACAAGTATATTACACAAATATGCTAAGAAACCTTTGTACACTTTACAGTGAATAGGAACGTTAAATactttaataataacaataatgagTATGCTTTTCcttgaaatataaattataaaagagAAAACAAATAAGACTGAGTCAGACTTTTAAAGCATTAGAAAATTACAGGAACTTGAATTATTTACAATTAACATTGCCAACATGTTATAAAAATTTATCGTTCGtaataaaattcattaaaacttttgaaatatttaaaaaagttgaGAATATTGATTTACTGATAGATTAATGGCATAAAAAGCTTGATTATTCGATCGTCAAACGTGTTCGGCTTATGAAACTATCTCAGGAAGTTATGATGTAAGAAAGATATATCAAAGTAATCGTCGATAATTTGTCTATAAGACACGCATAAAAGATTTCTCCCATTGCCTAGCATTTTAAatctgatttttattcttgtACAGATCTTTATCAAATGCTAAGAACCTTGACAGACGTGCTCCATTGTAAGGTGTTTCACTTCCTGGCGGATGTAATCTCATCTAAAACAAAGATACACACATGAAACTAATTTATGAACAGAAGATAAGTAATGAGAAATATTGAAAAGAATAGATACTAATTATTCTATTCCCATTTCTTTTCAGCTGAAACTTTATGTGAAGTACTACCTACCGCAATATGCGCATCTCTGATGCAGTCTTCTGGTTCACTTCGTGATAAAAGGTTTTGAATAGATTAATACTATAGTACATGTTTTTTAGTTTAGTAATAACATGTATATACTACGCGATTCTTCGATTTTGTTTTTTTAAGCTCGCAAGGGATTACAGCCACACCACTGGATATGTTAATGGCATTTAGAGGGACGAATCTAAGATCGAATGTCGATATTATTCGATGTCATCTAATTTTACCTCATGACATTTTCTATCTCTAACCGGTTTAGAGATATAACTTTTCCCAATGCGTGGGACACCCTGCGAACGAAATATTCTATAGAATGTCGTCATTCGATCTTTtgttttttatatattattcacataaattattttactaatATTTTTTAGATTCGTCACGCTAAATATCATAATCTTCAGAGGTCAGGGCCGTAGAATTTTCTTATCAGAGACAAAAGAGCTTTTCCAACGTTACGAAGTAAGGTCAACTTAAATCGAATGAACTTCATTAAAGTAACTAATGAGATAATTTGTGTTATTACAGTTAAAATTTATTCTTCAAGAGACAGGCATTCACGTGTATAAATATATCAAACGAAATCAATGTTCACGACGCAATGGATAATGGAAAGTTAGTGCGCAAACGGTTATCGAAATATCAGGGATTGTGTAACACCGCGTAACCATAGTTTCTGGTTTTTCTTGAAGCAGCTTTCGAAGCCATAACGTGGCGGATTAATGATCAATTTGCCCAACTCCATTGTGGTTAGTTTTTTTAATGTTATCGTCAAAAAATACAAGTCACCCATCAAGCTCGGAAGGTACAGAGCACCGGTAAAGTCTAAGTCCTTATAATTCTAATTCTCCAGCATTAAAAGGAACAAAAAGTGGTAAAAATATAAGACTTGGTATTCGACGTTCACcgcgaaaacaaacaaaaattgcttTACGTCCAATCCTACCAGAATTTCacatataataaaataacaataataGTATTAAATAAAGTGCTTTGTACTATTGCAGATTAAATAAGGTAATTGCACCACTAGTAAATGTTGCCCACTATTGGTGCTTTTACTTTAATCCCCTTTATCATGTATAAATTTCAATCTCCAAGGATCGTTTGATCTTTTTCGTCTAACAACGAACCGGACTATTGGTTGttcaaatttaaagaaaaaaaaaaaacaagtgcTTTGTAATTATAGGACTGCTGGGATGCAAGCTTGAGCATTAATCGCGCATTGCATAAATTGCACGCGTAGTTTCGGCCGTGCAGCACTGATTCTCATCTATTTCTTGGCGAGGTCATCCACAGCTTTCTCATCCCCTTCCGCGTTTTTGAATCGCTTCTGCAAGAAAAAAAAACCGACACCAATCCGTTACACGTGATGGACACGGCGTTACGATGATGATGCGTGCATCTCGGGTGAAACTGACCTTCGCTTGGCTTACTTTTATCGTGTGCTTTCCGAGATTCGATTAGAAACTGTTTTCTTCTGTGAAACGCGATAGTGACACAAGTCACGTCGACATTTATTCTATTTCTGTTCTACCAGACACAAAACTAACACTTCGATGGCCTCGCGTTTCACGCAAAGACTATCGCTAGATATATTTACTtctcaaaaattaatttttatttttaaaaaattttcttccATTATTTTACGTAAATTTATGAAGGACTTCACCGTGCCAGTTAAGGCTCAAAATGTTTACTCCGTGTAGGCTTCTTTGTGTTTACGACAGCTTCGAATCGAATCCCGTATTATGGAAGTGTAATCGCGTGGACGAAAAACGGGTGAAATGCGGCTGAAGCACACAAGCTCCCTTTGGCAATTTAATATGGGGGACTGCATTTCAGTTTCATTTcttctttaaatttaaatattccttCTTTAAATTCACCTGGCTTGTTCTAATTCGCCATGaagtgcacatactttcgcgacttcgGTTTGTTCGCATACTTAATAATATTTGATGTTTTTTTTTCTCAACCATGACTGCTTTCGATGAGAAAAATCTCGTTATTCGGTCCCGATGATCTCACCAACTCGATGACTCACCATAATTCTGTATTTCTCTTTGCAGGCGTACTCCGTTTCGTCCACGTCGTTGTAGCAATCGCTTTTGTAATCTGGAGGTATCGGTTTCCCCTCGAATTGGCACAGCTTGGACAACGGTTTCGCGTTTACGATCATCTTCTTGAAGCCCGTCGGCTTCTGCTGCGGACAATAGAACACATCCGGGGTGTTTTTGTCGAAGACGATACTCTTCCGCATCATGTCGCCTGCTTCGACTGTGACGAGAAGCACCTGACGAAACAAATCACCTATCAGATCCTGTACACCACGTAACATTGctgcaattttattttaacgtaAAGGAACAGAGATTTTGTGCGTCATGTATCGATCATTCGTGCGTAAAGGTGATTCATAGATCGTTAAAACTTTCCTCTCGTGAAAGGATCAATATTCATCTACCGCGAGTTCTCTGATTTTACGCAATAATGTGCGCTGTTCGCGAACCAATTTCCCTCTGAATATGCGTAAAGTCATGTCAGAGAAGGAAGGAAAAGTATGGCGATGGTCCAAGAGAGCGAAATCAGCACAAAGACATCGTTTTCCCGATTTCTCCGCAAGTGATTTCAATGCGCGCAATCTCTTCCGGGAAATGTGAAATGCAGGAAGCATAGGAGAGCGTGAATCGTCGTCAATGCATTACGTCAGGGCTTCTTAAATTATGGATCGTAAGTTATCAGCAAAATTGGACAAAATCCTTATTTAGACAGAAAtttcaaacaacgaataaagaataaaatatattttccattattttttaaactgtaGATCATAACTCGTCAGCTCCAAAGTTTAAAAAGCACTATTAGGTGTGAAACTTACGGCAAGCATGGCCACTATACTGCATACGTATGCGGCGCctgaaaaaaaggaaaacgtATATTAGTTTTGTAACAAGAGCAAAGTGACTGAAGGGCGGGTTGTTTCAATGATATTGGATATAATCGTAACAAactatagtttttttttttttattcactgATACCAtcgtttttctatttttaacttATTTATCAAAAATTCGAAGAACAACAAAATTATCAATCTCACGATTAAGAGTATAAAGTTAGTAGGATGTCCTTGAATAAGAGTTTAATGCTAAAAATATGAGTTTACTATTAGAAGCTTcggttttaataattttaaaaaggtTTCATTCTGTACGTTGAAGGTTGTGCAAGGTAGAGCGCGAACGTACTCCGTCATTAAGCAAACGTAAACTGTGAAAACTGGGCCACTTGGAAAGGAAGTCAATGCCGTGCATTTACGCGACAGACAATCCCTTTTTCCAAGTCATTCTTACGGTGTTGTCTGATCCTTGTCAATAACCAGTAGCAAAACTGCTTACGATTTTTGTACAGGATGATTCTAAATGTTGAAACGAGTAACGTGTCTTGCAATATCAGTTCACAATATAAAGAAAACCGCTATTGTTTCaaggaataaaaatttcaagaacgtatagaaattacaaatatattaaTGTTTGATGAAGAAATGCATAATAGTTGCAAGATCAGTTTTCTTCAACTATCTCGACTCTAGATAGAATTGTAAATGAGAGCATACAGACAGAAATATTATATTCACAATGTATGGAATACGAGTACTGATTCAGTGAATGTAAGTTTCAAGAGTGATCAGATGTTAATGAGGAGATGCAAATGGTTATAGGGTCAGTTTCCTTGAACTGATCTTTCACTTTGTACGTACAACTCTAAATGAGTGAAAAACACGGATAAAAATATTGCCTGTGAATAGCAAGATACAATCGACGAAATATTAAATACAAGCTTGGAGAGTGTATAGAAGTTACAGATATGTATATTAAATGTTAAGGAAGAAATGTATAACAGTTACAAGGTCAATTTTCTTGAAGATCTGTTTGACTTTATATTCAACTGTAAGTGGGAGTACACACTCGGACAGACACTATTTTTATCTGTCTGATCTGTCATCGATCCTAAGCAGCGCTCAAGCGCGTCTTCTGCAAGGACGACGAGGTCGGCTTGGTTCCGCGTGGTGCGTTTGATCAGGCTGCTCCTGTTTCAAGATACAGATCACGCTGAACCGATACCCTTCTGACATTTTGTTAACAGGATACAACACTTGCATAGGCGTAAGCTAATTCCTTGTTGATGGATCCCAGTTTATTGACCGAATTCAATAAAAAACAAATAACCTGGTACTCGATTATCGACGTAAGAGTTAATGAATACACGGTCATCAGTCGCGTCGAAGTTCCCAATCCAATCGCAGGTGTACCGATATATAAAATATCGGTATAGAGACGTAAAAATCGAACCTACTTTAAAAAACAGATTTGCATTCTCTCTTGTTTATCAAGATGTTCTTATTCCTATGTAGGTCAATGTTTAATGACGTGTAAAAGTGAGAGCGTTACGAAAGCGATCATTGATGCCATGTTCGCCAAAAATGCATATTATACGTAGGTCAAATAATCCCCATATCAAAATGAaaagtaaatatatttatacagcATTGATTTTAAGTTTATTTGAACGTTTTCGACTCTTGTCTGTATCTTCTTCGGTAATACGTATACGTGAACCGGTaggtagaaaaataaataaacattacgGTAATATTAACAATAAACGACCTATTTGTGtatatttatacaaatatatttatattctatCGTTATGTTGCACTGCTCTCGACTCGATCGTTTCGGCTTGTTAATTTAAAATTCACTTACATCTAAAATGCCGTTAGCAGTGGCGTAATTTCTGATTGCTGAAACGTGCAGGCAGACGCATTTTAACGTGACATTTCCATTCTGACATTTTGTCTATGGCATTTAAGGCATCCGTGATTCGTTCGTCGTACCGTGCTGCGAAAGCAACCACGATCCGACTGCTAAATTGTTATTTCATTGGTGATAGTATAATCAAATCTCACGCACAATGAATCTACAGTCTGTTAAAAGTACAATTGATTACTGCACTTATAAAGGCATCGGATCTATTGTTAAACAGAATCGGAGAATCCGGTCCACTCGATAGACTGAAGAAAACACGAGAGATCCTAATTACTTGTTCTAACAATATCTTCACTGAAAACCTAACTTATACGGCAGGTTTAGTTTCCTTATAAATGAAGCGATTGAAACAGTAGATTCTCTAATTATTTCAACGTACTATTTTTACTATTACAATTCTACCTAAAATCTCTGACAAAGATATTCGACGATTGAATTCCTCTTTCGAGAAAACTTTgaagcaacagaaaataatttagaaATTCAACGCGAGACGTTCTGTTAATCTTGAAGTATCGGATGCATTTAGGTACTATTGTTCTGTCAGTTAAATAGCGTCAGCGCAACGTCTAACGTTATATGCATGGTGTGTCTCATCCCGCATACCTTAACAAACACGCAACGTATTATTGCGTGGATTTCCATTTATAATTCCGAAACATGTACCAATATGTTCGCGTTATTGACTGTCGAATGCAACGATTGAACTTGTGCCTGTTCGTAGGTGTAGACGGGTCAGCTTATATGGAAAACTTACCCATGCTGATGAATGCGTTTTGCACGGGCAAGAACACCTTGTTGATCCACGCGAGACGGCGTCTCTTCGTTGACTGAGATTGCAACGGATTCGCGCTCCCCGAAGGCCCTGAAAGTGAATGCCGTTATAATATACAGGAGGTATCAAAAACGTTGGGCTAACAGTACAACGAGTCGTCGAGTTAACCGAGTTACAGATATTAAATTGCATTCTTAGGGTCGTCCATCGATGCAAACATTTTCATGTTAATAAAAACAATGGTGTAACGAGCAATGCTAAGATTCGCATGCTACTGGTAGCGGGACCTTATAAAGGAAAATTAATCTATCTCTTTAAATCTTTTATAATATTGGTCATTATAGTAATCGAAATAATTAAGAATATTTCTTTCGTCATTACGGGCTACTCTCGTACGTAGTTAGGAATTTTGGATAGCGTGAACATAAATGGAGTGGGTATAGTGTGGGTAGACGACCTCGTCCTTCCCATATACAGGCTCGATAGTGTCATCAATTTGTGGTGGGCTTCATTTCAAGGATCGCTTTTCTTTTAAGTAGAATAGGTAACGGACACGTTTTATTTCATTGGTTCTTTTGTATATACAAATATCTCTTACAAAAAATCATCGAacatatacaaaaatatattacTCGTTTATCTTTTACACAATGATTCAAATAAATGCACAGCATCGCACGGGAAatactttattataaaatatcgtCTTTCTACCAGAATTGAAAAATTCCAGCGCGGACAACAAATTACGTCCAGCGAATTATATGTTGGCCACCTAAAATAAAAACATCgattaatttatatatacacCGCAGATGTGTACGAATGCTAGTATTTTTTCGCCTATTTTTTGTGTTACCAGTTCGTCTAAATCAATATCCGTGGTATCTGCAGACATATCTGGTTCCTTAAAAGAGTCCACAGTATCAAGTTTATCATCCATTTCAATAGACTCCTCAAGATTAATCTTGTTAACATCCTGTTCATTATCTTCCGTGTTAGATTCATTTCTGAATTAAACATAATATTAttactttattataaaaatgtatgcatgcatgatactttcgtattctaaaaatattcactaCGCTTATCGCGCTATGGAAATTAATTCTtactttttttttgctttgggatCTATGCTTTCCAATTGAAACAATTCTGCAACTCTTTGAAGATGGTCTTTACTTTTTTCTTTCACTGATGGTGCTTCCAAAATATTCTTTAAATAATCCTCCATAGGCGGTAATGGTTTATCCGGATTAAGAGCGCGATGAGATAACATATTCCAGATATGTTGCATTGCAGGATCTGGCACACTTCCTGGTAGAAAATACTGATTCCCCTCCACTATATAACTGTCTCTGAAAttacataataataatttttcattagTTATCGCTCATGATCAACCAAAGGCTGCAAATGTACTTACTCTGTTTCGGGTAACATTAGGGAGTCTAATAAATTATCAACAGCTTCATTTTGTTCACTAGTTAACTGTTTAATTACAGATTTAATAGGTCTTGTAACCATTACTCTTCGATCTTCTGCAAATGCTAAAGATATTTCTACCAAGCACTGTACGAATATAAATATGCTTTATGCGACGATAcacgtttgaaaaagaaaacaatatatatcgaaaaataatttacaattacCCATGGTTCATCGGGAACATCGATACACGGAAACAATACCACCATTTTTGGTGCACGATCGTTGTTATTAACTTTTCTCACAATGGCGACTACGTCCAATTCGTGCATTGCAAGTACCAAACTATAAAACGGATCTTCCGCGTTCTACAATGTATTATAAACTTACATATTAGTAGCTTGAAAATTTCGAACAAAAGAGATACGATAAGACATACTTGCACTCGCGACGAGGGTAAAACAACATttgtagtattgtcgtaccagtGCTCTAAGTCAACATCACATCTCTTTGCAAAACTATGAATAATATAACTCCTTGGCCCGCTTTTATAACTCATAGCATCCTCTAATTTTTCTATATTCATAAAAGCATTCATGTATTTGCTCTGTCACGTGTAAAtttacgacaaaaaaaaaatttcaaatatactTTCAACTGGAATAAAAACTCCTCCATATTTATATCCTGGCACAATCTCATCCTTTTTATAGATTGTCCTTTGTCTATCCGAATACTCTGTTACCGTTACTACATTTTCGTCGCCGTCGGATGTTTTCCAAGTTGGAAATTTGCAAGTATCTGTTACCTACCAAACATTATATTTAATTCAAATAActatagaaaaaaataaataccCTGATTAAACTTAGAATTTTTGCTTACTTTAATGTAACTGACTATTGGAATTTTTATATCAATTAATTCTAAAGTAGCATACCACGGTGATGGTTTTGTTGGTACCTCTAGATAAAATCTTAAATCAGCTATAGCATTATCAAATGTTATGTGTTGACCATCAATCTAGTTAAATACAACAAAAATTTATCAACAATTGTGCCAGAGTATACTATGGCTGTAGATATTACAGTGCTAATAAATTCTTACCTTCTTGTGAAGATCTTTAAGAAATATTTTGCTAATGTTAAGAGAGCTTTCAGGTTTTTCATCTAACATTTCTTCTCCTCTAGAATAATAGAAAGTTATTGAGTTAAATTATGTAAAACAATTTGTGCAAAAGAAATTCTGAACAAGACTTGTTTATCATACATTGTAAGCAACTCAATTCCTTCTGTATGAAGGTGTTGTGCAATTGTATCTACCTCAAACTGCAAAATAATATCATGTTCTTCATTAAAATCGGacatcaaaattatttttctcatGGAATTATCAAtactaaaataaaaaaagaagtaaAAGTTGAATATATTATTTTGAATTACTTATTTATGCACAATAAGTTAAAATGTATTTTTCAAGCATACgcatttttttttatgaattccACAGTGGCACTGAGTGCTTCAATCCAATTAGAACAATAATTTGTTTCTTTCAAGTACATAATTTTTTGTATTAAATTCCAATCAGGAATCTGAAAATCTACAAACTCTCCTACATGCTCTGTATTTAAACTATTCTTTGTAACAGAAGATCCCATCAGCACTACTCCAATTTCATCCTTTGGTCGTAAAAATATCTGCAAAACAATAAATGCAATAAATCGACGATAAACAACTTTGATATTTGAGCTGTTACCTTCTTTTCAATTATTCTTTGAGCAATACATTTCATCTTTTCCAATAAAACACGATTTTTCTGTGCATTAGGACGTGTCACTCCAATATTTATTAACAATACTAACGTTTCCTAGAAAATGtatgaatattttaattattaataattatttatttcatggtaaaatataataaaatataacctTTCCCAATTTTGGAGGCATTTTCAAACATTGAATTCACAGGTACTAGGAAAGAATTCTCTTAGTCGGCTGTGCACCGTGGTGAGGATTAAAGATTTTTCACAAGGTTTGTTttagtaatttattatttatttacaaaattttagtaCAGAGGCAATTTGATTTAATACGAGTAAATTAAATTATCCTAGTATGAATACTTTTTAGACGTGGACGCAAAGCCATTTActtatttagtaattttccCCTCTTGCGATATGATTATTGTGTACTGTGCTCCGCTGACTTGATGTCCCACGGGACGGCACAGGGACAACAGAAGTCGGACGTCGAACCGCCCATTTATCTATCTCGCTCCCTTGCTCTCACGcagtccacatgtgtgtgtaacTGTCGTGACGAATAGTGAACCAGAGTTCAATGTGTACGTGGGAATAGGTGTATCCCTTCTACTTTTCTCGCATTCCTGCCACGGGACTTCAAGTCAGCGGAGGACAGTACCAATGGTGCTTGTACTTTGTATCAAGAATATAGTCGACCTCCGAATACTCATCTGTTAGGATGTGTGTAACTTCCGTTCATGAAACAGGAACCACGAGGGCACTGATCTGCCGTCTGGCAACACTGCTTTAAGTTCGAGACAACGTGCTCGTGTAGCCtttcaataaatattaatgCGGTGATTTTTGGAAAATGATATTTTCATTAGAAGCTTACgagcaaaatgcaaaagtgtagAATTTGTAACGGGACTGATTT is part of the Colletes latitarsis isolate SP2378_abdomen chromosome 10, iyColLati1, whole genome shotgun sequence genome and harbors:
- the LOC143346284 gene encoding uncharacterized protein LOC143346284 isoform X1, which gives rise to MGAAYVCSIVAMLAVLLVTVEAGDMMRKSIVFDKNTPDVFYCPQQKPTGFKKMIVNAKPLSKLCQFEGKPIPPDYKSDCYNDVDETEYACKEKYRIMMRLHPPGSETPYNGARLSRFLAFDKDLYKNKNQI
- the LOC143346279 gene encoding X-ray repair cross-complementing protein 5, producing the protein MPPKLGKETLVLLINIGVTRPNAQKNRVLLEKMKCIAQRIIEKKIFLRPKDEIGVVLMGSSVTKNSLNTEHVGEFVDFQIPDWNLIQKIMYLKETNYCSNWIEALSATVEFIKKNAIDNSMRKIILMSDFNEEHDIILQFEVDTIAQHLHTEGIELLTIGEEMLDEKPESSLNISKIFLKDLHKKIDGQHITFDNAIADLRFYLEVPTKPSPWYATLELIDIKIPIVSYIKVTDTCKFPTWKTSDGDENVVTVTEYSDRQRTIYKKDEIVPGYKYGGVFIPVEKKLEDAMSYKSGPRSYIIHSFAKRCDVDLEHWYDNTTNVVLPSSRVQNAEDPFYSLVLAMHELDVVAIVRKVNNNDRAPKMVVLFPCIDVPDEPWCLVEISLAFAEDRRVMVTRPIKSVIKQLTSEQNEAVDNLLDSLMLPETEDSYIVEGNQYFLPGSVPDPAMQHIWNMLSHRALNPDKPLPPMEDYLKNILEAPSVKEKSKDHLQRVAELFQLESIDPKAKKKNESNTEDNEQDVNKINLEESIEMDDKLDTVDSFKEPDMSADTTDIDLDELVANI
- the LOC143346284 gene encoding uncharacterized protein LOC143346284 isoform X2, producing the protein MGAAYVCSIVAMLAVLLVTVEAGDMMRKSIVFDKNTPDVFYCPQQKPTGFKKMIVNAKPLSKLCQFEGKPIPPDYKSDCYNDVDETEYACKEKYRIMKRFKNAEGDEKAVDDLAKK